Proteins from a single region of Hordeum vulgare subsp. vulgare chromosome 6H, MorexV3_pseudomolecules_assembly, whole genome shotgun sequence:
- the LOC123401348 gene encoding BAG-associated GRAM protein 1-like isoform X1, protein MAVGTHCSWLLRSLLPSLWEAEVAISAVALLAAAVALLLVLDETASATSPSSPTTKSYDRDRRGRMRGSAKGSKPAAEPGCAGDEITLVAGSSRSRSTTAYVIKVELVSAKYLIGANLNGTSEPYAVISLGEQKRFSPMVPSSRNPVWGEAFSLLAGELPAEVTITVYDWDNVCKRKVIGSVTVAILAQDETGAVWYDLDSRSGQICLRISSKKVPSTSDSFFKQYTGAKSQRKMILTRQRLAMTEDSGPLHAITEFPHDQIVQHSYSCALERSFLRYGRMCISAWHLCFQSHVFSKQLNVIIPLQDIYEIRRSQHSLINPAITIVLHTGAGDHGVPPLCCHNGSIRYKFTSFWNRNRTFRALETALQSYRATLEAEKQVSAHLLLKGESMNVIRSRPDNIKTEDRRIGLTITFQPFINEHVLVDITSNTFPGTPEKFFTVILGEDAMFFQQYRNARKDTDLKLSKWHVSDEYGGNVREVTFRSLCHSPLCPPDTAVTELQHASFSNDKRNLIYETKQQAHDVPFGSYFEIHCRWSLRTTSSSTCQVDIKIGVNMKKWCILQSKIKSGATDEYRREVCKILEAASDYTVKAESNGPAREDIVVTSSA, encoded by the exons ATGGCCGTGGGCACACACTGCTCGTGGTTGCTGAGATCCCTCCTGCCGTCGCTGTGGGAGGCGGAGGTCGCCATCTCCGCCGTGGCACTTCTGGCTGCCGCAGTcgccctcctcctcgtcctcgacgaGACCGCGTCCGCCACCTCCCCGTCTTCTCCCACGACTAAGAGCTACGACCGAGACCGCCGGGGCCGGATGCGGGGCAGCGCAAAGGGAAGCAAGCCGGCGGCTGAACCAGGatgcgccggcgacgag ATCACTCTTGTGGCCGGCAGCTCTCGCTCTCGGAGCACCACCGCGTACGTGATCAAG GTGGAGCTGGTGTCTGCCAAGTACCTGATCGGCGCCAACCTGAACGGGACCTCCGAGCCTTACGCCGTCATCTCCCTCGGCGAGCAGAAGCGCTTCAG CCCCATGGTGCCTAGCTCGAGAAATCCCGTGTGGGGGGAGGCGTTCAGCCTCCTGGCCGGAGAACTGCCAGCCGAG GTAACCATAACAGTTTATGACTGGGACAATGTGTGCAAACGCAAAGTCATCGGATCTGTAACTGTAGCTATCCTCGCCCAAGATGAAACAGGAGCCGTTTGGTACGACCTGGACAGCAGATCTGGTCAG ATCTGCTTGCGTATTAGCTCAAAGAAAGTGCCGTCGACTTCTGATAG CTTCTTTAAGCAGTATACTGGAGCCAAGTCCCAGAGAAAGATGATACTCACTAGGCAACGGTTGGCGATGACTGAAGACAGTGGTCCTCTTCACGCTATAaccgaatttcctcatgatcaa ATTGTTCAACACAGTTATTCTTGTGCTCTCGAGAGGTCTTTCTTGCGCTATGGGCGTATGTGCATCTCCGCATGGCATCTGTGCTTCCAGTCACACGTATTCTCCAAGCAATTAAAT GTGATCATTCCGTTACAGGACATATACGAG ATAAGGAGGAGCCAGCACTCCCTTATAAACCCAGCTATTACTATAGTTCTTCATACCGGCGCAGGTGATCATGGAGTACCTCCATTGTGCTGCCACAATG GAAGCATCAGGTACAAGTTCACATCCTTCTGGAACAGAAACCGTACATTTCGAGCTCTAGAGACAGCCTTGCAGAGTTATCGAGCAACCTTGGAAGCCGAAAAGCAG GTGAGTGCACATTTACTTCTTAAAGGAGAGAGTATGAATGTTATTAGGAGCAGACCAGACAACATAAAGACAGAAGACAGAAGAATTGGATTGACTATCACATTTCAACCTTTCATCAATGAACATGTTCTTGTAGACATAACCAGT AATACCTTCCCTGGTACACCAGAGAAGTTTTTCACTGTGATACTAGGTGAGGATGCAATGTTTTTTCAACAGTACCGAAATGCACGAAAAGATACAGATTTAAAG CTGAGTAAGTGGCATGTCTCAGATGAGTACGGTGGAAATGTTCGCGAAGTAACTTTCAGGTCACTATGCCACAGTCCTTTGTGTCCTCCAGACACTGCGGTAACAGAATTGCAGCATGCTTCTTTCTCAAACGACAAAAGAAACCTG ATCTATGAAACAAAGCAGCAGGCACACGATGTCCCATTTGGTTCTTACTTTGAG ATCCACTGCAGGTGGTCTCTAAGGACAACCTCTAGTTCAACATGTCAAGTGGATATAAAGATTG GTGTGAACATGAAGAAGTGGTGCATTTTGCAATCAAAAATAAAATCTGGAGCAACTGATGAG
- the LOC123401348 gene encoding BAG-associated GRAM protein 1-like isoform X2 codes for MAVGTHCSWLLRSLLPSLWEAEVAISAVALLAAAVALLLVLDETASATSPSSPTTKSYDRDRRGRMRGSAKGSKPAAEPGCAGDEITLVAGSSRSRSTTAYVIKVELVSAKYLIGANLNGTSEPYAVISLGEQKRFSPMVPSSRNPVWGEAFSLLAGELPAEVTITVYDWDNVCKRKVIGSVTVAILAQDETGAVWYDLDSRSGQICLRISSKKVPSTSDSFFKQYTGAKSQRKMILTRQRLAMTEDSGPLHAITEFPHDQIVQHSYSCALERSFLRYGRMCISAWHLCFQSHVFSKQLNVIIPLQDIYEIRRSQHSLINPAITIVLHTGAGDHGVPPLCCHNGSIRYKFTSFWNRNRTFRALETALQSYRATLEAEKQVSAHLLLKGESMNVIRSRPDNIKTEDRRIGLTITFQPFINEHVLVDITSNTFPGTPEKFFTVILGEDAMFFQQYRNARKDTDLKLSKWHVSDEYGGNVREVTFRSLCHSPLCPPDTAVTELQHASFSNDKRNLIYETKQQAHDVPFGSYFEIHCRWSLRTTSSSTCQVDIKIGVNMKKWCILQSKIKSGATDEERSLQDFGGCQ; via the exons ATGGCCGTGGGCACACACTGCTCGTGGTTGCTGAGATCCCTCCTGCCGTCGCTGTGGGAGGCGGAGGTCGCCATCTCCGCCGTGGCACTTCTGGCTGCCGCAGTcgccctcctcctcgtcctcgacgaGACCGCGTCCGCCACCTCCCCGTCTTCTCCCACGACTAAGAGCTACGACCGAGACCGCCGGGGCCGGATGCGGGGCAGCGCAAAGGGAAGCAAGCCGGCGGCTGAACCAGGatgcgccggcgacgag ATCACTCTTGTGGCCGGCAGCTCTCGCTCTCGGAGCACCACCGCGTACGTGATCAAG GTGGAGCTGGTGTCTGCCAAGTACCTGATCGGCGCCAACCTGAACGGGACCTCCGAGCCTTACGCCGTCATCTCCCTCGGCGAGCAGAAGCGCTTCAG CCCCATGGTGCCTAGCTCGAGAAATCCCGTGTGGGGGGAGGCGTTCAGCCTCCTGGCCGGAGAACTGCCAGCCGAG GTAACCATAACAGTTTATGACTGGGACAATGTGTGCAAACGCAAAGTCATCGGATCTGTAACTGTAGCTATCCTCGCCCAAGATGAAACAGGAGCCGTTTGGTACGACCTGGACAGCAGATCTGGTCAG ATCTGCTTGCGTATTAGCTCAAAGAAAGTGCCGTCGACTTCTGATAG CTTCTTTAAGCAGTATACTGGAGCCAAGTCCCAGAGAAAGATGATACTCACTAGGCAACGGTTGGCGATGACTGAAGACAGTGGTCCTCTTCACGCTATAaccgaatttcctcatgatcaa ATTGTTCAACACAGTTATTCTTGTGCTCTCGAGAGGTCTTTCTTGCGCTATGGGCGTATGTGCATCTCCGCATGGCATCTGTGCTTCCAGTCACACGTATTCTCCAAGCAATTAAAT GTGATCATTCCGTTACAGGACATATACGAG ATAAGGAGGAGCCAGCACTCCCTTATAAACCCAGCTATTACTATAGTTCTTCATACCGGCGCAGGTGATCATGGAGTACCTCCATTGTGCTGCCACAATG GAAGCATCAGGTACAAGTTCACATCCTTCTGGAACAGAAACCGTACATTTCGAGCTCTAGAGACAGCCTTGCAGAGTTATCGAGCAACCTTGGAAGCCGAAAAGCAG GTGAGTGCACATTTACTTCTTAAAGGAGAGAGTATGAATGTTATTAGGAGCAGACCAGACAACATAAAGACAGAAGACAGAAGAATTGGATTGACTATCACATTTCAACCTTTCATCAATGAACATGTTCTTGTAGACATAACCAGT AATACCTTCCCTGGTACACCAGAGAAGTTTTTCACTGTGATACTAGGTGAGGATGCAATGTTTTTTCAACAGTACCGAAATGCACGAAAAGATACAGATTTAAAG CTGAGTAAGTGGCATGTCTCAGATGAGTACGGTGGAAATGTTCGCGAAGTAACTTTCAGGTCACTATGCCACAGTCCTTTGTGTCCTCCAGACACTGCGGTAACAGAATTGCAGCATGCTTCTTTCTCAAACGACAAAAGAAACCTG ATCTATGAAACAAAGCAGCAGGCACACGATGTCCCATTTGGTTCTTACTTTGAG ATCCACTGCAGGTGGTCTCTAAGGACAACCTCTAGTTCAACATGTCAAGTGGATATAAAGATTG GTGTGAACATGAAGAAGTGGTGCATTTTGCAATCAAAAATAAAATCTGGAGCAACTGATGAG